In Salmonella enterica subsp. enterica serovar Typhimurium str. LT2, a single window of DNA contains:
- the lepA gene encoding GTP-binding elongation factor (similar to E. coli GTP-binding elongation factor, may be inner membrane protein (AAC75622.1); Blastp hit to AAC75622.1 (599 aa), 96% identity in aa 1 - 599): protein MKNIRNFSIIAHIDHGKSTLSDRIIQICGGLSDREMEAQVLDSMDLERERGITIKAQSVTLDFKASDGETYQLNFIDTPGHVDFSYEVSRSLAACEGALLVVDAGQGVEAQTLANCYTAMEMDLEVVPVLNKIDLPAADPERVAEEIEDIVGIDATDAVRCSAKTGVGVTDVLERLVRDIPPPQGDPDGPLQALIIDSWFDNYLGVVSLVRIKNGTMRKGDKIKVMSTGQTYNADRLGIFTPKQVDRTELKCGEVGWLVCAIKDILGAPVGDTLTSARNPAEKALPGFKKVKPQVYAGLFPVSSDDYESFRDALGKLSLNDASLFYEPESSSALGFGFRCGFLGLLHMEIIQERLEREYDLDLITTAPTVVYEVETTAKETIYVDSPSKLPPLNNIYELREPIAECHMLLPQAYLGNVITLCIEKRGVQTNMVYHGNQVALTYEIPMAEVVLDFFDRLKSTSRGYASLDYNFKRFQASDMVRVDVLINNERVDALALITHRDNSQSRGRELVEKMKDLIPRQQFDIAIQAAIGTHIIARSTVKQLRKNVLAKCYGGDISRKKKLLQKQKEGKKRMKQIGNVELPQEAFLAILHVGKDNK, encoded by the coding sequence ATGAAGAACATAAGAAATTTCTCCATCATTGCTCACATTGACCACGGTAAATCGACGCTGTCTGACCGTATTATCCAAATCTGCGGTGGCCTGTCTGACCGTGAAATGGAAGCTCAGGTACTTGATTCGATGGATCTTGAGCGTGAGCGCGGTATTACTATTAAAGCCCAGAGTGTGACGCTGGATTTTAAAGCGTCTGATGGTGAAACTTATCAACTGAACTTTATCGACACGCCGGGACACGTTGACTTTTCCTATGAAGTTTCCCGTTCGTTAGCCGCCTGCGAGGGCGCGCTGCTGGTGGTGGATGCCGGCCAGGGCGTAGAAGCGCAAACGTTGGCGAACTGCTACACCGCGATGGAAATGGATCTTGAAGTGGTGCCGGTGCTTAACAAGATTGACCTGCCGGCCGCCGATCCGGAGCGTGTGGCGGAAGAAATCGAAGACATTGTCGGTATCGATGCGACGGACGCGGTACGCTGCTCCGCCAAAACGGGTGTCGGCGTGACGGATGTTCTGGAACGCCTGGTGCGCGATATCCCGCCGCCGCAAGGCGATCCGGACGGCCCGCTGCAGGCGCTGATTATTGACTCCTGGTTCGATAACTACCTGGGCGTGGTATCGCTGGTGCGTATTAAAAACGGCACCATGCGTAAAGGCGACAAAATTAAAGTGATGAGCACCGGGCAGACCTACAACGCTGACCGCCTGGGGATCTTCACGCCAAAACAGGTTGATCGTACCGAGCTGAAGTGCGGCGAAGTAGGCTGGCTGGTCTGCGCCATTAAAGATATCCTCGGCGCGCCGGTTGGCGATACCTTAACCTCAGCGCGTAACCCAGCGGAAAAAGCGTTGCCGGGCTTTAAGAAGGTGAAACCGCAGGTCTATGCAGGTCTGTTCCCGGTCAGCTCCGACGATTATGAAAGTTTCCGCGACGCGCTCGGCAAGCTGAGCCTGAACGATGCCTCACTGTTTTATGAACCGGAAAGCTCCTCGGCGCTGGGCTTTGGTTTCCGCTGCGGCTTCCTCGGCCTGTTGCACATGGAGATCATTCAGGAGCGTCTGGAACGCGAATACGATCTGGATCTGATCACCACTGCGCCGACCGTGGTGTATGAAGTAGAAACAACGGCGAAAGAGACTATCTATGTTGATAGCCCCTCCAAGCTGCCGCCGTTGAATAACATTTATGAACTGCGCGAGCCTATCGCCGAATGTCATATGCTGTTACCACAAGCCTATTTAGGTAACGTTATTACGCTGTGTATTGAGAAACGCGGCGTACAAACTAACATGGTGTATCACGGTAACCAGGTCGCGTTGACCTATGAAATCCCGATGGCGGAAGTGGTGCTCGACTTCTTTGACCGTCTGAAATCAACGTCGCGCGGCTATGCGTCTCTGGATTATAACTTCAAGCGCTTCCAGGCTTCCGATATGGTGCGTGTTGATGTGTTAATCAACAACGAGCGTGTCGATGCGCTGGCGCTGATCACGCACCGTGATAACTCGCAAAGCCGTGGTCGCGAGCTGGTGGAGAAGATGAAAGATTTGATCCCACGCCAGCAGTTTGATATCGCGATTCAGGCGGCGATTGGTACGCATATTATTGCCCGTTCGACGGTAAAACAGTTACGTAAAAACGTGCTGGCGAAGTGCTACGGCGGCGATATCAGTCGTAAGAAAAAACTGCTGCAGAAACAGAAAGAAGGTAAGAAACGCATGAAGCAGATCGGTAACGTCGAGCTGCCTCAGGAAGCGTTCCTCGCCATTCTGCATGTCGGTAAAGACAATAAATAA
- a CDS encoding Gifsy-1 prophage protein (similar to phage tail assembly protein; phage tail assembly protein (gi|2460256)), giving the protein MTFKMSDTPQTIKIFNLRSDTNEFIGAGDAYIPPHTGLPANCTDIAPPDIPASHIAIFDAETGTWSLHEDHRGETVYDTTTGNQVYISAPGPLPENVTSVSPDGEYQKWDGKAWVKDEAAETAARLREAEGTKSRLLQMASEKIAPLQDAVDLDEATDKEKASLLAWRKYRVQVNRVDTLKPVWPEKPASSL; this is encoded by the coding sequence ATGACGTTTAAAATGAGCGATACCCCGCAGACAATTAAAATTTTTAATCTGCGTTCAGATACAAACGAATTTATTGGTGCAGGTGATGCATATATCCCGCCACACACTGGATTACCGGCAAATTGTACGGATATTGCGCCCCCGGATATTCCAGCCAGTCATATTGCGATATTTGATGCTGAAACCGGAACGTGGAGTCTGCATGAGGACCACCGCGGCGAGACGGTTTACGACACAACAACCGGCAATCAGGTTTATATTTCCGCTCCCGGCCCGCTACCTGAAAATGTCACATCAGTTTCACCAGACGGTGAATACCAGAAATGGGATGGTAAGGCGTGGGTGAAGGATGAAGCTGCGGAAACAGCGGCCAGACTTCGTGAAGCTGAAGGGACCAAAAGCCGTCTTTTGCAAATGGCATCTGAAAAAATCGCGCCGTTACAGGATGCAGTGGATCTGGACGAAGCAACCGATAAAGAAAAAGCTTCTCTTCTGGCATGGAGAAAGTACCGGGTACAGGTAAACCGTGTTGATACTTTAAAGCCTGTCTGGCCGGAGAAACCAGCCAGTAGTTTATAA
- a CDS encoding Gifsy-1 prophage protein (similar to tail fiber-like protein; similar to E. coli putative membrane protein (AAC74454.1); Blastp hit to AAC74454.1 (1122 aa), 49% identity in aa 3 - 515, 56% identity in aa 878 - 1084, 42% identity in aa 1008 - 1122, 33% identity in aa 354 - 568, 26-1073758628dentity in aa 116 - 345, 26% identity in aa 961 - 1111, 26-1073758654dentity in aa 940 - 1106, 25% identity in aa 766 - 828, 26% identity in aa 778 - 841), producing MPVLISGVLKDGTGTPVQNCTIQLKACRTSTTVVVNTVASENPDDAGRYSMDVEQGQYTVTLLVEGYPPSHAGVITVYDDSKPGTLNDFLGAMTEDDVRPEALRRFEAMVEEVARQASEASRNATAAGQASEQAQTSAGQAAESATAAVNAAGAAEASATQAASSAASAESSAGTATTKAGEASASAASADTARTAAAASAAAAKTSEANADVSRTAAGDSAAAAAASATAAQTSAARAGASETAAKTSETQAASSAGDAGASATAAAASEKAAAASAAAAKISETNAATSASTAAASATAASSSASEASNHAAASDTSASLAAQSSTAAGAAATRAEDAAKRAEDIADVISLEDASLTKKGIVKLSSATDSDSEALAATPKAVHAVMDEVQTKAPLDSPVFTGTPTTPTPPDDAKGLQTANAEFVRKLIAALVGSVPESLDTLQELADALGNDPNFATTITNMIAGKQPLDDTLTALSGKSIEGLIEYVGLRSTIDKAAGALPAGGTAVAANRLASRGALPALTGTTRGSDGGLIMGEVYNNGYPTQYGNILRLTGTGDGEILIGWSGTNGAPAPAYIRSHRDTADAEWSEWAMLYTTLNPPPDSHPVGAAIAWPSDATPAGYALMQGQSFDKSAYPLLAIAYPSGVIPDMRGWTIKGKPISGRAVLSQEMDGNKSHSHTARAQDTDLGTKSTSSFDYGTKSTNTTGNHTHQFGGYINSYWGDSNHTSFQPGGGAWTQAAGDHAHTVYIGGHEHTMYIGPHGHVVIVDADGNAETTVKNIAFNYIVRLA from the coding sequence ATGCCAGTACTTATTTCCGGCGTACTGAAAGATGGTACGGGAACGCCGGTACAGAACTGCACCATTCAGCTGAAGGCCTGCCGGACCAGTACGACGGTGGTCGTGAATACGGTGGCATCGGAAAATCCGGATGACGCCGGGCGCTACAGCATGGATGTGGAGCAGGGGCAGTACACAGTCACGCTCCTGGTGGAAGGGTATCCCCCGTCACATGCCGGAGTTATTACGGTCTACGATGATTCAAAACCGGGCACCCTGAATGATTTTCTGGGGGCCATGACGGAAGACGACGTCCGCCCGGAGGCGCTGCGACGTTTTGAGGCGATGGTGGAAGAAGTTGCCCGCCAGGCATCGGAGGCATCGCGGAATGCCACCGCCGCAGGGCAGGCATCTGAACAGGCGCAGACATCAGCAGGTCAGGCAGCGGAAAGCGCCACGGCAGCAGTGAATGCAGCCGGAGCGGCAGAAGCATCAGCCACACAGGCAGCCTCATCCGCAGCATCTGCGGAGAGCAGCGCAGGTACGGCGACCACAAAAGCCGGGGAGGCATCAGCCAGCGCGGCGTCGGCTGACACAGCCAGAACGGCGGCAGCCGCATCGGCAGCCGCAGCGAAAACATCTGAAGCGAATGCAGATGTCTCCCGTACTGCCGCCGGCGATTCAGCTGCTGCCGCAGCCGCCAGCGCGACGGCGGCGCAGACATCAGCAGCGCGCGCCGGAGCATCCGAAACCGCCGCGAAGACGTCAGAAACGCAGGCGGCTTCCAGTGCCGGTGATGCAGGTGCGTCAGCCACTGCGGCGGCAGCGTCGGAAAAGGCGGCAGCCGCATCGGCAGCCGCAGCAAAAATATCTGAGACAAACGCTGCAACGTCAGCAAGTACAGCAGCGGCCAGCGCAACAGCCGCCTCGTCATCAGCATCGGAGGCATCCAATCACGCCGCCGCATCTGATACCAGCGCATCACTGGCGGCGCAAAGCAGTACTGCTGCCGGAGCAGCAGCCACCAGAGCAGAAGATGCCGCAAAACGGGCAGAAGACATCGCGGACGTGATTTCCCTGGAAGATGCCAGCCTGACGAAAAAAGGTATCGTTAAGTTAAGCAGCGCCACGGACAGTGACAGCGAAGCGCTGGCAGCCACGCCAAAGGCGGTCCATGCTGTCATGGACGAGGTACAGACCAAAGCGCCGCTGGACAGTCCGGTATTCACTGGAACGCCGACCACACCGACGCCGCCAGATGACGCTAAGGGACTTCAGACTGCAAACGCTGAGTTTGTTCGTAAACTGATTGCTGCACTGGTCGGTTCCGTACCTGAGTCGCTGGATACGCTGCAGGAACTGGCTGACGCGCTGGGTAACGATCCTAATTTTGCTACCACTATCACTAACATGATTGCGGGCAAGCAGCCGCTGGACGATACACTGACGGCGCTGTCAGGAAAAAGCATTGAAGGTCTTATCGAATACGTTGGTTTACGGAGCACAATTGATAAGGCTGCTGGTGCGTTGCCTGCTGGTGGTACGGCTGTCGCAGCGAACAGGCTTGCATCACGCGGCGCGCTTCCGGCACTGACTGGCACGACAAGAGGCAGCGATGGCGGCCTGATAATGGGCGAGGTCTACAACAATGGCTATCCGACGCAATACGGAAATATTTTACGTCTGACCGGAACCGGTGATGGGGAAATCCTCATTGGCTGGAGCGGGACAAATGGTGCGCCAGCGCCCGCATATATTCGCAGCCATCGAGATACCGCCGATGCTGAGTGGTCCGAATGGGCAATGCTTTACACCACACTAAACCCACCTCCGGATTCGCATCCAGTAGGGGCGGCGATTGCATGGCCATCTGATGCTACTCCGGCAGGTTACGCTCTGATGCAGGGGCAGTCCTTCGATAAATCTGCTTACCCGTTACTGGCTATAGCGTATCCGTCCGGCGTTATCCCTGACATGAGAGGCTGGACAATAAAGGGTAAGCCCATCAGTGGACGTGCCGTATTGTCGCAAGAAATGGACGGCAATAAATCGCACTCGCACACCGCGCGGGCGCAGGATACTGACTTAGGGACAAAATCTACCTCATCTTTTGATTACGGCACGAAATCGACCAATACCACGGGCAACCATACTCACCAGTTCGGCGGTTATATCAATTCATACTGGGGAGACTCCAATCACACCTCATTTCAGCCTGGAGGTGGTGCATGGACACAGGCCGCTGGCGACCATGCGCATACAGTTTATATCGGAGGACACGAGCACACCATGTATATCGGTCCACACGGTCACGTCGTTATTGTGGACGCAGACGGTAATGCGGAAACCACGGTTAAAAATATTGCATTTAACTACATAGTGAGGCTGGCATGA
- a CDS encoding Gifsy-1 prophage protein (similar to phage tail assembly protein; phage tail assembly protein (gi|2460256)), whose translation MIKLILSAPVPAMAVAFEHSFQNTENVEIIPGPFETIPEFDCMVSAANSFGLMDGGVDAAITAYFGPQLQERVQQHILREYLGEQPVGTAFVIETGNSKYPWLVHAPTMRVPLIIDGTDAVYNATRAALLAIFQHNKSAGEDRKIKSVVFPAMGAGCGQVSPGSVARQMKLAWDGFINCTTEINWQYASARQNAVFSTTAYCPSKALCPNARTEYIGFGDYRTYCKKSGNTCISPRHQVDDIYIGAHSHAVFLSPNSHGKHLKPEYLSGVKNDV comes from the coding sequence ATGATTAAATTAATTCTTTCAGCACCCGTGCCAGCAATGGCCGTGGCTTTTGAACATTCTTTTCAGAATACCGAAAATGTGGAAATTATCCCCGGACCGTTTGAAACCATACCGGAATTTGACTGCATGGTCAGTGCGGCCAACAGCTTTGGTCTTATGGATGGTGGTGTGGATGCTGCTATTACGGCATATTTCGGGCCGCAATTACAGGAACGGGTACAGCAACATATCCTCCGTGAATATCTGGGAGAACAGCCCGTCGGCACCGCCTTTGTTATTGAAACGGGTAACAGTAAATATCCGTGGCTGGTTCACGCCCCGACGATGCGCGTTCCGCTGATAATCGACGGCACCGACGCGGTTTATAATGCAACACGTGCAGCGTTATTAGCGATATTTCAGCACAATAAAAGCGCCGGGGAAGACAGGAAAATTAAATCGGTAGTATTCCCTGCGATGGGGGCCGGGTGTGGTCAGGTATCCCCGGGCAGTGTCGCCCGGCAAATGAAGCTGGCGTGGGATGGTTTTATTAACTGCACCACGGAAATTAACTGGCAATACGCCAGCGCCCGCCAGAATGCTGTATTCAGTACAACGGCATACTGTCCGTCAAAGGCGCTTTGTCCGAACGCCAGAACGGAATATATCGGTTTTGGTGATTACAGAACGTATTGCAAAAAATCAGGTAACACCTGCATCAGTCCCCGTCATCAGGTTGATGATATTTATATTGGTGCGCATAGCCATGCTGTTTTCCTTAGCCCCAATTCTCATGGAAAGCACCTGAAACCTGAATATTTATCCGGAGTAAAAAATGACGTTTAA
- a CDS encoding Gifsy-1 prophage protein (homolog of pagK) — translation MPKFNRQRIIKHVKSVFLAMILILPSSLYSALTIAADSQDHKKEETIKPMPQKWCNLWPAGIPFPEDWFKMCRGY, via the coding sequence GTGCCAAAATTTAACAGGCAACGTATTATTAAACACGTTAAGAGCGTATTTTTAGCAATGATTTTAATATTACCATCTTCACTATATTCTGCTCTTACAATAGCGGCAGACTCTCAAGATCATAAAAAAGAAGAAACAATTAAGCCAATGCCTCAAAAGTGGTGTAATCTTTGGCCTGCTGGCATACCCTTCCCTGAAGATTGGTTTAAAATGTGTAGAGGTTATTGA
- the gogB gene encoding Gifsy-1 prophage leucine-rich repeat protein, protein MTYRLKKRMKIGFQPAILQYAYTSNEATSNLELLNKWRIESPDIEKEERNSIYDKIIEANHTGSLSITAHHVTSIPVFPDNLSELNLSSCYTLESIPNLPDGLKSLTISGNQTIKISYFPDSLESLSIDMQAYEENYTFPALPYGLKSFTACYGKFLPPLPPHLSSLSLQNFSEILCAELPYKLDKLDLQNCPFLPLMKMLPEELKELSIELIRTVPGTVIDDILPDKLKKLSINFCDNIKLPVKLPVNLKSINLSSRTPIAWEIPTCNLPAHIDISTDGYVKLNPEFLTRSDITFSNKPAGDVLSFQPGDVVYGLCKARDRVNTLVNSLYYFSKKDIIIQNTLTDAVWDRKNRAVFNKDEKIAERLNDVQRGIFFREFLSQHKKYNITEDKYSDLSNEECWIKTSKAGLEFQTRLRERSVIFVIDNLVDAISDIANKTGKHGNSITAHELRWVYRNRHDDLVKQNVKFFLNGEAISHEDVFSLVGWDKYKPKNRNR, encoded by the coding sequence TTGACATATAGATTGAAAAAGCGCATGAAAATAGGATTCCAACCAGCCATATTGCAATATGCATATACAAGTAACGAGGCGACATCAAACCTTGAGTTATTAAATAAATGGAGAATAGAATCCCCAGATATTGAGAAGGAGGAGCGTAATAGTATTTACGACAAAATAATAGAAGCAAATCATACCGGGAGCTTATCAATTACTGCTCATCATGTTACCTCTATTCCGGTATTTCCTGATAATTTATCCGAATTGAATTTATCTTCATGCTATACACTGGAGTCTATTCCAAATCTTCCTGATGGGTTAAAAAGTTTAACTATATCTGGAAATCAGACCATTAAAATTTCATATTTCCCAGATAGCTTAGAGTCACTATCTATAGATATGCAGGCATATGAAGAAAATTATACTTTCCCCGCATTACCTTATGGATTAAAGAGTTTTACTGCATGCTATGGTAAATTTTTGCCTCCCCTTCCTCCGCATCTATCTTCTTTGTCATTGCAAAATTTCTCTGAAATATTATGTGCTGAGTTACCATATAAATTAGATAAATTAGATTTACAAAATTGCCCTTTCTTGCCATTAATGAAAATGTTACCTGAGGAGTTAAAAGAACTAAGTATTGAACTTATACGAACAGTTCCCGGTACTGTTATAGATGATATTTTGCCTGATAAGCTAAAAAAATTAAGTATCAACTTTTGTGATAATATTAAACTTCCAGTTAAGCTTCCTGTTAATTTAAAGTCTATCAATTTATCCTCAAGGACCCCTATTGCATGGGAAATACCAACCTGCAATCTGCCTGCACATATAGATATTAGTACCGATGGTTATGTTAAGCTTAATCCTGAATTTCTTACCAGGAGTGATATTACCTTTAGTAACAAACCTGCAGGAGATGTGTTAAGTTTTCAGCCTGGAGATGTGGTTTATGGTTTATGTAAGGCAAGAGATCGAGTAAATACTTTAGTTAATTCGTTATATTATTTTTCAAAAAAAGATATTATTATTCAAAATACATTAACAGATGCGGTCTGGGACAGGAAGAATAGAGCCGTGTTTAATAAAGATGAGAAGATAGCAGAAAGATTGAATGATGTTCAGAGAGGGATTTTTTTTAGAGAATTTTTATCTCAACATAAAAAATACAATATTACCGAAGATAAATATTCAGACTTATCCAATGAGGAGTGCTGGATAAAAACAAGTAAAGCCGGTCTTGAATTTCAAACACGATTGAGGGAACGGTCAGTTATTTTTGTCATTGACAATTTAGTTGATGCTATAAGTGATATCGCAAATAAAACAGGAAAGCATGGTAATTCTATTACAGCACATGAGCTAAGATGGGTATATCGGAATCGACATGATGATCTGGTAAAACAAAATGTTAAATTTTTTCTTAATGGTGAGGCTATTTCACACGAAGATGTTTTTTCATTAGTTGGTTGGGATAAATATAAGCCTAAAAATAGAAATCGTTGA
- a CDS encoding Gifsy-1 prophage protein (similar to transposase) → MMRFVYIYILVIYGSYLWFSLGGNMFTINSTNRVASTIAPYACVSDVNLEDKATFLDEHTSIHANDSSLQCFVLNDQHVPQNTLATDVEGYNRGLQERISLEYQPLESIVFLLGTPAVLETKESLSLPVSPDALTQKLLSISSNDECKLSGSTSCTTPASHNPPSGYIAQYRHSAEVFPDE, encoded by the coding sequence GTGATGAGATTCGTATATATTTATATCTTAGTGATTTATGGATCATACTTGTGGTTTTCCTTAGGAGGTAACATGTTTACAATTAATAGTACTAACAGGGTGGCGAGCACAATCGCTCCATATGCATGTGTAAGCGATGTTAATTTAGAGGACAAGGCTACATTTTTAGATGAACATACCTCAATACATGCGAATGATTCTTCTTTGCAATGCTTTGTCTTAAATGATCAGCATGTTCCGCAGAATACATTAGCTACAGATGTTGAAGGCTACAATAGAGGATTACAGGAACGTATAAGCCTCGAGTACCAGCCCCTGGAAAGCATTGTTTTTCTACTCGGCACCCCTGCAGTTTTAGAGACTAAAGAGTCTTTATCATTACCAGTTTCCCCGGATGCTTTAACCCAAAAACTATTAAGCATTAGTAGCAATGATGAATGTAAATTATCAGGTAGCACCAGTTGCACTACCCCAGCCAGTCATAACCCACCGTCCGGTTATATCGCTCAATACAGGCATTCTGCAGAGGTTTTCCCGGATGAATAA
- the lepB gene encoding leader peptidase (signal peptidase I), serine protease (signal peptidase I. (SW:LEP_SALTY)): MANMFALILVIATLVTGILWCVDKFVFAPKRRARQAAAQTASGDALDNATLNKVAPKPGWLETGASVFPVLAIVLIVRSFLYEPFQIPSGSMMPTLLIGDFILVEKFAYGIKDPIYQKTLIETGHPKRGDIVVFKYPEDPKLDYIKRAVGLPGDKITYDPVAKEVTIQPGCSSGQACENALPVTYSNVEPSDFVQTFARRNGGEATSGFFEVPLNETKENGIRLTERKETLGDVTHRILMVPIAQDQLGMYYQQPGQPLATWVVPPGQYFMMGDNRDNSADSRYWGFVPEANLVGKAVAIWMSFDKQEGEWPTGVRLSRIGGIH, translated from the coding sequence ATGGCGAACATGTTTGCCCTGATTCTGGTGATAGCCACACTGGTGACGGGCATTTTATGGTGCGTTGATAAGTTTGTTTTCGCGCCAAAACGTCGGGCGCGCCAGGCTGCCGCGCAAACGGCGTCGGGAGATGCGCTGGATAACGCTACGCTCAATAAAGTGGCGCCTAAGCCGGGCTGGCTGGAGACTGGGGCGTCGGTTTTCCCGGTTCTGGCGATCGTTCTGATCGTTCGTTCATTTCTTTATGAACCCTTTCAGATCCCGTCAGGCTCAATGATGCCGACACTGCTTATCGGCGATTTTATTCTGGTGGAAAAATTTGCCTACGGCATTAAAGATCCGATCTACCAGAAAACCCTGATTGAGACCGGTCATCCAAAGCGCGGGGATATTGTGGTATTTAAATATCCGGAAGATCCTAAGTTAGATTACATCAAACGCGCCGTCGGTTTGCCGGGCGATAAAATCACTTATGATCCGGTTGCGAAAGAGGTGACGATTCAGCCTGGCTGTAGCTCCGGTCAGGCGTGCGAAAATGCGCTGCCGGTTACCTACTCTAACGTTGAGCCGAGCGATTTTGTACAGACTTTTGCCCGCCGTAACGGCGGAGAAGCGACCAGCGGTTTTTTTGAAGTTCCGCTAAACGAGACGAAAGAAAACGGCATTCGCCTGACCGAACGTAAAGAGACGTTGGGCGATGTGACGCACCGCATCCTGATGGTGCCGATAGCTCAGGATCAGTTGGGCATGTATTACCAACAGCCAGGACAACCGCTGGCGACCTGGGTTGTACCGCCGGGACAATATTTCATGATGGGCGACAACCGCGATAACAGCGCGGATAGCCGTTACTGGGGATTTGTTCCGGAAGCGAATCTGGTCGGTAAAGCGGTCGCTATCTGGATGAGCTTTGACAAGCAGGAAGGGGAGTGGCCGACAGGCGTACGCCTGAGTCGTATCGGCGGTATTCACTAA